From the Gallaecimonas kandeliae genome, one window contains:
- the parE gene encoding DNA topoisomerase IV subunit B yields MSNQYTSQDLEVLEGLEPVKRRPGMYTDTTRPNHLGQEVIDNSVDEALAGHASKVEVILHEDQSLEVVDDGRGMPVDIHPEKGVPGVELILCKLHAGGKFSNKNYQFSGGLHGVGISVVNALSTRVEVGIKRDGQEYKIAFEHGAKVEDLTVVGTVGKRNTGTRVRFWPDASYFDSPRFSVNRLKHILKAKAVLCPGLTIKFDDRVNKESFEWHYERGLEDYLADAVVDWPKLPEAPFVGAFAAQTEAVDWAVLWLHEGGELTQESYVNLIPTAQGGTHVNGLRQGLLEAMREFCEFRNLLPRGLKLTPEDIWERCAFVLSVKMQDPQFAGQTKERLSSRQSASFVSGVVKDSFSLWLNNHTEVAELLAEHFISNAQRRTRSAKKVARKKVTSGPALPGKLTDCTSDDPARTELFLVEGDSAGGSAKQARDRDFQAVMPLRGKILNTWEVDSADILASQEVHDISVAIGMDPDSEQVDGLRYGKVCILADADSDGLHIATLLCALFLRHFRPLVDNGNIYVAMPPLFRIDLGKEVYYALDEQEKQGILDRLAAEHRRGKPQVTRFKGLGEMNPLQLRETTMDPATRRLVQLTNDDAEQTQALMDMLLAKKRSGDRKEWLELNGHQAELA; encoded by the coding sequence ATGAGCAACCAGTACACCTCACAAGATCTGGAAGTCCTGGAAGGCCTGGAGCCGGTCAAGCGCCGCCCCGGCATGTACACCGACACCACCAGGCCCAATCACCTGGGCCAGGAAGTCATAGACAACTCGGTGGACGAAGCCCTGGCCGGACATGCCAGCAAGGTGGAAGTGATACTCCACGAGGACCAGTCCCTGGAGGTCGTAGACGACGGCCGCGGCATGCCGGTGGACATCCACCCCGAGAAAGGGGTGCCCGGTGTGGAGCTCATCCTCTGCAAGCTGCACGCCGGCGGCAAGTTCTCCAACAAGAACTACCAGTTCTCAGGCGGCCTGCATGGGGTGGGGATCTCCGTGGTCAACGCCCTGTCCACAAGGGTGGAAGTGGGCATCAAGCGCGACGGCCAGGAATACAAAATAGCCTTCGAGCATGGCGCCAAGGTCGAGGACCTCACCGTCGTCGGCACCGTCGGCAAGCGCAACACCGGCACCCGGGTGCGCTTCTGGCCCGATGCCAGCTATTTCGATTCCCCCCGTTTCTCGGTCAATCGCCTCAAGCACATCCTCAAAGCCAAGGCCGTGCTCTGCCCCGGCCTGACCATCAAGTTCGACGACCGGGTCAACAAGGAAAGCTTCGAGTGGCACTATGAGCGGGGCCTGGAAGACTACCTGGCCGATGCCGTGGTCGATTGGCCCAAACTGCCCGAAGCCCCCTTCGTGGGCGCCTTCGCCGCCCAAACAGAGGCGGTGGACTGGGCCGTGCTCTGGCTCCACGAAGGCGGTGAGCTTACCCAGGAGTCCTACGTCAACCTCATTCCCACGGCCCAGGGCGGCACCCACGTCAACGGCCTGCGCCAGGGCCTGCTGGAGGCCATGCGCGAGTTCTGCGAGTTCCGCAACCTCTTGCCCCGCGGCCTCAAGCTGACCCCTGAAGACATCTGGGAGCGCTGCGCCTTCGTGCTCAGCGTCAAGATGCAGGACCCCCAGTTCGCCGGCCAGACCAAGGAACGCCTCTCTTCCCGCCAGAGCGCCAGCTTCGTCTCAGGCGTAGTGAAAGACAGCTTCAGCCTCTGGCTCAACAACCACACCGAAGTGGCCGAGCTGCTGGCCGAACACTTTATCTCCAACGCCCAGCGCCGTACCCGCAGCGCCAAGAAGGTGGCCCGTAAGAAGGTCACCTCAGGGCCGGCCCTGCCCGGCAAGCTCACCGACTGCACCAGCGACGATCCGGCCCGCACCGAACTCTTCCTGGTGGAAGGGGACTCGGCCGGCGGCTCCGCCAAGCAGGCCCGTGACCGCGACTTCCAGGCGGTGATGCCGCTGCGCGGCAAGATCCTCAACACCTGGGAAGTGGATTCGGCCGATATCCTCGCCAGCCAGGAGGTGCATGACATCTCGGTGGCCATCGGCATGGACCCGGACTCGGAGCAGGTGGACGGCCTGCGCTATGGCAAGGTCTGTATCCTTGCCGACGCCGACTCCGACGGCCTGCACATCGCCACCCTGCTGTGCGCCCTTTTCCTGCGCCACTTTCGGCCCCTGGTCGACAACGGCAATATCTACGTGGCCATGCCGCCGCTGTTCCGTATCGACCTCGGCAAGGAGGTCTACTACGCCCTCGACGAGCAGGAGAAGCAGGGCATACTCGACCGCCTGGCCGCCGAGCACCGCCGCGGCAAGCCCCAGGTCACCCGTTTCAAGGGCCTGGGCGAGATGAACCCCTTGCAACTGCGGGAAACCACCATGGATCCCGCCACCCGCCGCCTGGTGCAGCTGACCAATGACGACGCCGAGCAGACCCAGGCGCTGATGGACATGCTGCTGGCCAAGAAACGCTCCGGTGACCGTAAGGAATGGCTGGAACTGAACGGCCACCAGGCGGAGCTGGCGTGA
- a CDS encoding putative bifunctional diguanylate cyclase/phosphodiesterase: MKQSRTLLSLRWQLLVPFFCLLLLLFSGYAAMNQASLERVYGGVRTTASQFMLQLFDAELARDKGPWTLRCDQGCSLNSPSTALDLEALSKALASPVLVVRQGGQLVAASSDGLPAVGAQCLDRPVCELDGYWFVRLHEDQGLVLGALLDGRAIKQDTDHTLVRSLALGLGGLCLCMLLFYLLLRRPLARLGAISDALPLLARGAYEGFRIRLRAIGRHQKLLDEPTLLAQRLEEMSLQLEGMESQLQRRAGELEWLASHDPLTSLVNRRQFEVELQERLKRQQLVSLMFMDLDNFKFVNDVAGHKVGDRLLKRVAKVLEQLMPDNACVARFGGDEFAVLIPGLTQAGEEALLERLYHALREVRVSGGGQLHSPSVSIGLARLPEDGDDIDDIMARVDMAMYSAKEQGKNRHVRATRQDTDQELGKHLYWLEKSKHGINNGNLCLYFQPIVDTETREVAHYETLLRIRDRDGAWVSPVEFIRAAEQTGRTSELDLWVFRQLLALLERLPSDRRVRFSVNLSPKTFGEPAAILAIAEELENRPELARKLIIEITETAALTNLDQARQSIQRLKALGCHFALDDFGVGYSSFHTLKTLPVDFIKIDGSFIRGLASQHADSIFVRALVDIAGQFGYRTIAEFVEEEEVAELLDILQVSYMQGYLFGKPQAAESLWPELAVA; this comes from the coding sequence GTGAAGCAAAGCCGCACCTTGCTGAGCCTGCGCTGGCAACTGCTGGTGCCTTTCTTCTGCCTGCTGCTGTTGCTGTTTTCCGGCTACGCGGCCATGAACCAGGCCAGCCTGGAGCGGGTCTACGGTGGGGTCAGGACCACGGCCAGCCAATTCATGCTGCAACTCTTCGACGCCGAACTGGCCAGGGACAAGGGGCCCTGGACGCTGCGCTGCGACCAGGGTTGTTCCCTCAATAGCCCCAGTACTGCGCTGGATCTCGAGGCCCTCAGCAAGGCGCTGGCCAGCCCAGTGCTGGTGGTGCGCCAGGGCGGCCAGCTGGTGGCGGCCAGCAGTGACGGCCTACCCGCCGTTGGCGCTCAGTGCCTGGACAGGCCTGTGTGTGAGCTGGACGGTTACTGGTTCGTCCGCCTCCATGAAGACCAGGGCCTGGTGCTGGGGGCGCTGCTGGACGGCCGCGCCATCAAACAGGACACGGACCACACCCTGGTGCGCAGCCTGGCCTTGGGGCTCGGCGGCCTCTGCCTCTGCATGCTGCTGTTCTACCTCCTGCTGCGCCGGCCCCTGGCGCGGCTCGGCGCCATCAGTGATGCCCTGCCGCTGCTGGCAAGGGGCGCCTACGAGGGCTTTCGCATCCGCCTGAGGGCCATTGGTCGCCACCAGAAGCTGCTGGACGAGCCCACGTTGCTGGCCCAGCGCCTGGAAGAGATGTCATTGCAGCTCGAAGGCATGGAAAGCCAGCTGCAGCGCCGCGCCGGCGAGCTGGAATGGCTGGCCAGCCACGATCCCCTCACTTCCCTGGTCAACCGCCGCCAGTTCGAGGTGGAACTGCAGGAACGCCTCAAGCGCCAGCAGTTGGTGAGCCTGATGTTCATGGATCTCGACAACTTCAAGTTCGTCAACGATGTGGCCGGCCACAAGGTGGGGGACCGCCTGCTGAAAAGGGTGGCCAAGGTGCTGGAACAGCTGATGCCGGACAATGCCTGCGTGGCCCGCTTCGGCGGCGACGAATTCGCGGTGCTGATCCCGGGGCTGACCCAGGCCGGGGAGGAAGCCCTGCTGGAACGGCTCTACCATGCCCTGCGGGAAGTGCGGGTCAGCGGCGGCGGCCAGCTCCATTCCCCCTCCGTTTCCATAGGCCTGGCCAGGCTGCCGGAGGACGGCGACGACATCGACGACATCATGGCGCGGGTCGACATGGCCATGTACAGCGCCAAGGAGCAGGGCAAGAACCGCCATGTGCGGGCAACCCGCCAGGACACCGACCAGGAGCTTGGCAAGCACCTGTATTGGCTTGAAAAGTCCAAACACGGCATCAACAACGGCAACCTCTGCCTCTACTTCCAGCCGATAGTGGACACCGAAACCCGGGAAGTGGCCCATTACGAGACCTTGCTGCGCATCCGCGACCGCGACGGGGCCTGGGTCTCGCCGGTGGAATTCATTCGCGCCGCCGAGCAGACGGGGCGCACCAGCGAGCTGGATCTCTGGGTCTTCCGCCAACTGCTGGCCCTGCTGGAAAGGCTGCCTAGCGACCGGCGGGTACGCTTCTCGGTCAACCTTTCGCCCAAGACCTTCGGCGAACCGGCGGCCATCCTCGCCATCGCCGAGGAGCTGGAGAATAGACCCGAGCTGGCCCGCAAACTCATCATCGAGATCACCGAAACGGCGGCCCTGACCAACCTGGATCAGGCCCGCCAGTCCATACAGCGCCTCAAGGCCCTGGGCTGCCACTTTGCCCTGGACGACTTCGGGGTCGGCTATTCCTCCTTCCACACCCTGAAGACGCTGCCGGTGGACTTCATCAAGATCGACGGCTCCTTCATCCGGGGCCTGGCCAGCCAGCACGCCGACTCCATCTTCGTGCGGGCCCTGGTGGATATCGCCGGCCAGTTCGGTTACCGCACCATCGCCGAATTCGTGGAAGAGGAAGAAGTGGCCGAGCTCTTGGACATACTGCAGGTCAGCTACATGCAGGGTTACCTCTTTGGCAAACCCCAGGCGGCAGAGAGCCTCTGGCCCGAGCTGGCGGTGGCATAA